GTGGTTCACCAAGTACCAGCCGATCTTCGCTTACACGGTGATCATCGGGGGCGCGTTGATGGGAACGGCCCTGGCGGCGCAGATTCTGATCTCGCTCTGGGAAATGTGGCTTAAGAAAGGGGGAAACGCTCATGGAACGGAGTAAAAAAGCGTCGGTGAAACGCGGAAGGGGAACGGCCTCGATCAAGAAGATCCTGGTGCCCACGGATTTCTCCGAGGGCTCGGACCGGGCGATCCGGTACGCCGCGATGATGGCCCGGGTGTTGAAGGCGCAGGTCCGGTTGATCCACGTGATCCAGCCCTACGCCTACGGGATGACCGAAACGTTCAACGTGGTGGACCACTACTCGGCCCTGAAGACCATCGCCGAGCCCTTGCTGGAGGAGGTCTGTAAAGCCTTGCAGAAAACGGGACTGACGGTCGAGGCGGAGCTGGCGAACGGGGTGACGCATCGGGAAATTCTGCAGGCGGCCCGCCGGACGGGGGCGGATCTGATCATCATGGGAACCCACGGCCGCTCGGGCGTGGATCATCTGCTCCTGGGCAGCGTGGCGGAGAAAGTGGTCCGGCTTGCGTCCTGCCCGGTCCTGACGGTCCGAGGCGAGGCGAAGAAGGCGGACGGCGCC
The DNA window shown above is from Nitrospiria bacterium and carries:
- a CDS encoding universal stress protein; the protein is MERSKKASVKRGRGTASIKKILVPTDFSEGSDRAIRYAAMMARVLKAQVRLIHVIQPYAYGMTETFNVVDHYSALKTIAEPLLEEVCKALQKTGLTVEAELANGVTHREILQAARRTGADLIIMGTHGRSGVDHLLLGSVAEKVVRLASCPVLTVRGEAKKADGAKKKTASNNKAGAGATVTLYSS